Proteins encoded by one window of Erwinia pyrifoliae DSM 12163:
- the fhuA gene encoding ferrichrome porin FhuA, which translates to MASTRTISSPFSSINTARCQLSVLIALSLTSGSAFAAEQTITLDANASSESAESAWGPSATIAAKRSATGTKTDTPIEKNPQSVSVVTRQEMDIHQPASVKEALGYTPGVMVGNRGASNVIDALSIRGFSETNTNQYLNGLKLQADNYSEFAIDPYFLERAELLRGPVSVLYGKSNPGGVLAMVSKRPTTETLREVQFKMGSDNLYSTGFDFAGALDDSGEFSYRLTGLARSADAQQQMNKEKRYTSAPSFSWQPDEKTRFTFLSYFQNELETGYYGWLPREGTVVPITDANGNQHKLPTDFDEGEASNKISRNTKMVGYSFEHAFNDTWAVRQNLRYSELRTDYLSIYGDGLNTANNTINRGYAHSQEQLNQFAVDTQAEAKFATGQLDHILLAGVDYQRSRNDIDAIFGAGAPLDALNPQYGNDQPTALYSPYQYLNKQQQTGLYAQDQMEWDRWVLTLGGRYDYLMMSAFNRNASETKTHDQAFTWRGGLNYVFDNGIAPYFSYSESFIPNSGTTLTGDTFQPSRAKQYETGVKFVPKDRPVVITAAVYQLTKNNNLMGDPSAPLFSVQGGEIRSRGFEFEAKAAVNANVNLTASYSYTDAEYTEDNYLRGKTPVQVPKHMASLWGDYTFNQTALSGLTLGTGLRYVGASKGLYRHIAANGDNQDQNFDVAGYTLVDAAVKYDLARFGLPGSSIGVNVNNLFDREYVASCYREHACYWGAERQIVGTATFRF; encoded by the coding sequence ATGGCCAGTACGCGCACAATATCTTCACCTTTTTCATCTATTAATACGGCCAGATGCCAGCTTTCGGTGCTGATTGCTCTGTCTCTGACCAGCGGTTCGGCCTTTGCCGCTGAGCAAACCATCACCCTAGATGCTAATGCCAGCAGCGAGTCTGCGGAAAGTGCCTGGGGGCCGTCAGCCACCATTGCCGCTAAACGCAGTGCCACCGGCACCAAAACCGATACGCCGATTGAGAAAAATCCGCAGTCGGTATCAGTGGTGACGCGACAGGAGATGGATATTCATCAGCCAGCGTCGGTGAAAGAGGCGTTGGGTTATACGCCTGGGGTGATGGTGGGAAACCGTGGGGCATCTAACGTGATTGACGCTCTGTCGATCCGTGGCTTCAGCGAAACCAATACCAATCAGTATCTGAATGGCCTGAAGCTACAGGCTGATAACTACTCTGAATTCGCCATCGATCCGTATTTCCTGGAGCGTGCAGAGCTGCTGCGCGGCCCGGTATCGGTGCTGTATGGCAAAAGTAACCCCGGCGGCGTGCTGGCGATGGTCAGCAAGCGCCCGACGACGGAAACCCTGCGCGAAGTACAGTTCAAGATGGGCAGCGATAATCTCTATTCGACCGGGTTTGATTTCGCTGGCGCGCTGGACGATAGCGGCGAGTTCTCTTACCGTCTGACCGGTCTGGCACGCAGCGCAGACGCCCAGCAGCAGATGAACAAAGAGAAGCGTTATACCAGTGCGCCTTCCTTTAGCTGGCAGCCGGATGAAAAGACCCGTTTTACCTTCCTTAGCTATTTCCAGAATGAGCTGGAGACCGGCTACTACGGCTGGCTACCGCGCGAGGGCACCGTGGTGCCAATCACCGATGCAAACGGCAATCAGCACAAGCTGCCGACCGATTTTGATGAAGGCGAAGCCAGCAATAAAATCTCGCGTAATACTAAGATGGTGGGTTATAGCTTTGAGCATGCCTTTAACGATACCTGGGCGGTACGCCAGAATCTGCGTTACTCCGAGTTGCGGACTGATTATCTCAGCATCTATGGTGATGGCCTGAACACCGCGAATAACACCATCAATCGTGGCTATGCGCATTCTCAGGAGCAGCTGAATCAGTTTGCCGTGGATACCCAGGCCGAGGCTAAATTTGCCACCGGGCAGTTGGATCACATATTGCTGGCCGGCGTGGATTATCAGCGTTCGCGCAACGATATTGACGCCATTTTTGGCGCAGGGGCACCGCTGGATGCCCTGAATCCGCAGTATGGTAACGACCAGCCAACCGCGCTTTACAGCCCTTATCAGTACCTGAATAAACAGCAGCAGACGGGCCTGTATGCGCAGGATCAGATGGAATGGGATCGCTGGGTGCTGACGCTGGGTGGCCGCTATGACTATCTGATGATGTCAGCGTTTAACCGTAACGCTAGCGAGACGAAGACCCACGATCAGGCTTTCACCTGGCGCGGCGGTCTGAACTATGTGTTTGATAACGGGATTGCCCCGTATTTCAGCTACAGCGAATCCTTTATCCCTAATAGCGGAACAACCCTTACTGGCGATACGTTCCAGCCATCACGCGCGAAGCAGTATGAAACTGGCGTGAAGTTTGTGCCGAAAGATCGACCGGTTGTTATCACCGCTGCGGTTTATCAGCTGACCAAAAACAATAACCTGATGGGCGATCCGTCCGCGCCGCTGTTCAGCGTGCAGGGGGGCGAAATCCGCTCTCGCGGCTTTGAATTTGAAGCCAAAGCCGCAGTCAATGCCAACGTCAATTTAACTGCGTCTTACAGCTATACTGATGCAGAATATACCGAGGATAACTATCTGCGCGGTAAAACCCCGGTGCAGGTGCCGAAGCATATGGCATCACTGTGGGGAGATTACACCTTTAATCAGACGGCGCTGTCTGGCCTGACGCTGGGCACGGGGTTACGCTATGTCGGCGCGAGCAAAGGGCTGTATCGCCACATTGCTGCTAACGGTGATAATCAGGATCAGAACTTTGACGTTGCCGGATATACGCTGGTCGATGCGGCGGTGAAATACGATCTTGCCCGTTTTGGCTTGCCCGGCTCTTCCATTGGCGTTAACGTCAACAACCTGTTCGATCGTGAATATGTCGCCAGCTGCTATCGCGAACACGCCTGCTACTGGGGTGCCGAGCGCCAAATCGTTGGCACGGCGACCTTCCGTTTCTAA
- the fhuD gene encoding Fe(3+)-hydroxamate ABC transporter substrate-binding protein FhuD, with protein MPDLPRRRLLTALAFSPLLARLPGVAHAASAPRIIALEWLPLELLMALGVTPLGAAELHNYRLWVGKPELPPSVVDVGLRTEPNLELITQMQPSLILFSQGYGPDPARFQRIAPGMGFAFNDGSGKPLTGARHALMALANRIDRMAQAQAHLAQLDALMQQVKARLAGRSHRPLLLMSILDARHAIVFTANGLFQEVMDHLGLENAWKGEKTFWGSAVVGIERLATMRDVEVICFEHGNDNLMQQVTASALWQSMPFVREQRFRQVPRVWFYGATLSAMQFIHCLDRVLGDK; from the coding sequence ATGCCGGATTTACCGCGTCGCCGTCTGTTAACGGCTCTGGCTTTTTCTCCGCTGCTGGCAAGGCTTCCCGGCGTTGCACATGCTGCCAGCGCACCGCGCATAATCGCGCTGGAGTGGCTGCCGCTCGAACTGCTGATGGCACTGGGCGTTACGCCGCTGGGGGCAGCGGAATTGCATAACTACCGCCTGTGGGTCGGTAAGCCCGAGCTGCCGCCGTCGGTGGTGGATGTCGGGCTGCGTACCGAGCCAAATCTGGAACTGATTACCCAGATGCAGCCATCACTGATCCTTTTCTCGCAGGGATACGGCCCCGATCCCGCGCGTTTTCAGCGTATTGCGCCGGGCATGGGGTTTGCCTTTAACGACGGTAGCGGTAAACCGTTGACCGGTGCACGCCATGCGCTGATGGCGCTGGCAAATCGTATTGACCGCATGGCGCAGGCACAGGCGCACCTGGCGCAGCTGGATGCGCTGATGCAGCAGGTGAAAGCGCGGCTGGCTGGCCGTTCCCATCGTCCTTTACTGCTGATGTCGATACTGGATGCGCGTCACGCCATCGTGTTTACCGCTAACGGCCTGTTCCAGGAAGTGATGGACCACCTCGGCCTGGAAAATGCCTGGAAGGGTGAGAAAACGTTTTGGGGAAGTGCGGTCGTCGGCATTGAAAGGCTGGCAACGATGCGTGATGTTGAGGTTATCTGCTTCGAACATGGTAACGATAATCTGATGCAGCAGGTCACCGCCAGCGCGCTGTGGCAGTCGATGCCTTTCGTGCGCGAGCAGCGTTTCCGCCAGGTGCCGCGCGTCTGGTTTTATGGTGCCACGCTGTCGGCAATGCAGTTTATCCATTGTCTTGACCGTGTGCTGGGGGATAAATAA
- a CDS encoding SymE family type I addiction module toxin, producing MNKPQRRVIVGYRXKGGERDTPQVSIAGKWLAEAGFAVGTGVSLTVLDGCLLXIPDSREEXRLRAMEQQLKAQQQELEQTKQRMIAMLA from the coding sequence ATGAACAAACCGCAGCGGCGCGTTATCGTCGGCTACCGCNCGAAGGGGGGAGAACGCGATACGCCACAGGTCAGTATTGCGGGCAAGTGGCTGGCGGAGGCGGGATTTGCGGTGGGAACCGGCGTCAGCCTGACGGTGCTGGACGGCTGTCTGCTGCNGATCCCCGACAGCCGCGAGGAGANGCGGCTGCGGGCAATGGAGCAGCAGCTGAAGGCNCAGCAGCAGGAGCTGGAACAGACTAAGCAGCGNATGATCGCCATGCTGGCNTAA
- a CDS encoding RHS repeat-associated core domain-containing protein, which produces MSEAARVGDATGHSSALAGMIGGTIVGGLIAAAGAVAAGALFVAGLASACLGVGVLLMGASLAVGYLTGEAATAARDGMAAAGAASLSASGQILTGSPDVFINGKPAAIATVSQAGCDKDGPSMQMAQGSDRVFINGQPASRVGDKTNCGATVMAGSPXVHIGGGTATTLAIKPEVPEWAXKASDLTLLFTGLLGGAGGAAGKAGRLGKLLSRLPGISKLAQVACRFGTLMTASAAAGIIARPVDIISGQXFLSGDDELDFVLPSRLPVEWQRYWRSGNPAESVLGRGWSLFWESRLQHYDDGLVWRAPSGDFVPFPMVPRGRKSWCEAEKCWLMHNADGSWQVSDVSEQVWHYPPPEGKHPARLHMLTDAGGNATSLFYDEQGRLSELVDSAGQRLSCRYLTRAAGHDRLSAVLLHTPDGEXTLVSYDYDDEGQLVTVRNRAGEVTRRFSWRDGLMASHQDANGLLNEYLWQEIDGLPRVTGWRHSAGEELALHYDFSGGTRRAVRDDGMQAWWQLDDDDSVAQFTDFDGRRLAFVYARGELCSVLLPDGGQRQSEWDRYGRLLSETDPTGRKTLYQYQRNSDRLVCVTHPDGSRESRSWDRQGRLIKQTDAAENTTLYHYPDEEESLPARITXASGGVVQLEWNGRGLLTRHTDCSGSVTAYGYDVFGQLTDRTDAEGSVTRYRRDAAGRLHTLHHADGSEEHFTWNERGQLVRHQXPPGSETHWRYNLLGQPVSITDRINRTRNWHYNPRGWLTRLENGNGGEYXFSHDAAGRITAERRPDNTDHLYRYGPDGQLAEHRETGPQNSLAPPAHRLHRFRFDGAGRPAWRGNDSAEWQYHYDAAGRLSXLTRTPTAAGAEAGIEADRIELQYDRAGNLLCERGVNGGLHYQWDALXNLQALTLPQGDSLQWLHYGSGHVSALKFNRQRVSEFTRDRLHRETGRSQGALHQQRRYDALGRRSWQSSAFSDGKITRPEDGILWRAFRYTGRGELAGXSDALRGEVHYGYDAEGRLLQHRELKSGRVGNRLLYDAADNLLGGQSPHDDPXQPPPPPLSSNRLPHWQRLFYRYDVWGNLVSRRHGVNEQHYTYDADNRLIXARGFGPQGEFSARYHYDALGRRSRKEVTFAGKAPQTTRFLWQGYRLLQEQRGNGTRRTWSYDPASPWTPLAAIEQAGDAEQADIYWLNADLNSAPLEVTDAEGNLRWSGXYDTFGKLLGQTVAGAAQRTGPVYDQPLRYAGQYQDNESGLHYNLFRFYEPDVGRFTTQDPISIRGGLNLYAYAPNPYGWVDPLGLSNFFIPSVFNAPSGSTHTVYQQKIDWDLPVNTRSGVKTNLDLALDGKSPFVVKNGKYSQINLHHSKQDGLGSLFELSAATHQKYYGTNALHPYLPNPHPINPVNRDSFNGDRDSYWRQRGESELHSRRLKTNCRG; this is translated from the coding sequence ATGAGTGAAGCCGCACGCGTTGGCGATGCCACCGGCCATTCCTCCGCGCTGGCCGGGATGATCGGCGGTACGATTGTCGGCGGGCTGATTGCCGCCGCCGGTGCCGTGGCCGCCGGTGCGCTGTTTGTCGCCGGGCTGGCCTCGGCCTGTCTCGGCGTTGGCGTGCTGCTGATGGGTGCCAGCCTGGCGGTGGGTTATCTCACCGGGGAGGCGGCCACGGCGGCGCGCGACGGCATGGCCGCCGCCGGGGCAGCCAGCCTGTCCGCTTCGGGGCAGATACTGACCGGCTCGCCGGACGTGTTTATCAACGGCAAACCGGCGGCCATCGCCACGGTCAGCCAGGCGGGCTGCGATAAGGACGGGCCGTCGATGCAGATGGCGCAAGGCTCCGACCGGGTGTTTATCAACGGCCAGCCCGCTTCCCGCGTCGGCGACAAAACCAACTGCGGTGCCACGGTGATGGCCGGCTCGCCCANCGTGCACATCGGCGGCGGCACCGCCACCACGCTGGCGATAAAACCCGAAGTGCCGGAGTGGGCCTNCAAGGCCTCTGACCTGACGCTGCTGTTTACCGGGCTGCTCGGCGGTGCCGGCGGCGCGGCCGGTAAGGCTGGCAGGCTGGGTAAACTGCTGAGCAGGCTGCCCGGCATCAGTAAGCTTGCGCAGGTGGCCTGCCGCTTCGGCACCCTGATGACCGCCAGCGCCGCAGCGGGCATCATCGCCCGCCCGGTGGATATCATCAGCGGGCAGAANTTTCTCTCCGGCGACGACGAGCTGGACTTCGTGCTGCCCTCACGTCTGCCGGTCGAATGGCAGCGCTACTGGCGCAGCGGCAACCCGGCGGAAAGCGTGCTGGGGCGCGGCTGGAGCCTGTTCTGGGAAAGCCGCCTGCAGCATTATGATGACGGCCTGGTGTGGCGCGCGCCGTCCGGTGACTTTGTCCCGTTCCCGATGGTGCCACGCGGCCGCAAAAGCTGGTGCGAAGCGGAAAAATGCTGGCTGATGCACAATGCCGACGGCAGCTGGCAGGTGTCCGACGTCAGTGAACAGGTCTGGCACTATCCGCCGCCCGAGGGTAAGCATCCCGCCCGGCTGCACATGCTGACGGACGCCGGCGGNAACGCCACCTCGCTGTTTTACGATGAGCAGGGACGGCTGAGCGAACTGGTGGACAGCGCCGGTCAGCGCCTGAGCTGCCGCTATCTGACCCGCGCCGCCGGGCATGACCGCCTGAGCGCGGTGCTGCTGCACACCCCGGACGGGGAGNGCACGCTGGTCAGCTACGATTATGACGACGAGGGGCAGCTTGTCACCGTGCGCAACCGCGCCGGCGAGGTGACGCGCCGCTTCAGCTGGCGCGACGGGCTGATGGCCAGCCACCAGGACGCCAACGGGCTGCTGAACGAATATCTGTGGCAGGAGATTGACGGCCTGCCGCGCGTCACCGGCTGGCGGCACAGCGCCGGGGAAGAGCTGGCGCTGCACTACGACTTTAGCGGCGGCACGCGCCGGGCGGTGCGCGACGACGGCATGCAGGCGTGGTGGCAGCTGGACGACGACGACAGCGTGGCGCAGTTCACCGACTTTGACGGCCGCCGGCTGGCGTTTGTCTACGCCCGCGGCGAGCTGTGCAGCGTGCTGCTGCCGGACGGCGGCCAGCGTCAGAGCGAGTGGGACCGCTACGGGCGACTGCTGAGCGAAACCGACCCGACCGGGCGCAAAACCCTTTACCAGTACCAGCGTAACAGCGACCGGCTGGTCTGTGTCACCCACCCCGACGGCAGCCGCGAGAGCCGGTCATGGGACCGCCAGGGGCGCCTGATTAAACAGACTGACGCGGCAGAAAACACCACGCTTTACCACTACCCGGACGAAGAAGAGAGCCTGCCGGCGCGCATCACCGANGCCTCCGGCGGCGTGGTGCAGCTTGAGTGGAACGGCCGGGGGCTGCTGACGCGCCATACCGACTGTTCCGGCAGCGTCACCGCCTATGGCTATGACGTTTTCGGCCAGCTCACCGACCGTACCGATGCGGAAGGCAGTGTGACCCGCTACCGCCGGGATGCCGCCGGTCGCCTGCACACCCTGCACCACGCGGACGGCAGCGAAGAGCATTTCACCTGGAACGAACGCGGGCAGCTGGTGCGGCATCAGGANCCGCCCGGCAGCGAGACGCACTGGCGCTACAACCTGCTGGGCCAGCCGGTCAGCATCACCGACCGCATCAACCGCACGCGAAACTGGCACTACAACCCGCGCGGCTGGCTGACGCGGCTGGAGAACGGCAACGGCGGCGAGTATCANTTCAGCCACGATGCCGCCGGGCGCATCACCGCCGAACGGCGTCCGGACAACACCGACCACCTGTACCGCTACGGCCCGGACGGCCAGCTGGCCGAACACCGGGAAACCGGCCCGCAGAACAGCCTTGCGCCGCCCGCGCACCGCCTGCACCGCTTCCGCTTTGACGGGGCGGGTCGCCCGGCATGGCGCGGCAACGACAGCGCCGAATGGCAGTATCACTACGATGCCGCCGGCAGGCTGAGCCNGCTCACGCGTACCCCCACCGCCGCCGGGGCGGAGGCGGGGATTGAAGCGGACCGCATTGAGCTGCAGTACGACCGGGCGGGCAACCTGCTGTGCGAGCGCGGCGTGAACGGCGGGCTGCACTACCAGTGGGACGCGCTGNCTAACCTGCAGGCGCTGACGCTGCCGCAGGGCGACAGCCTGCAGTGGCTGCACTACGGCTCCGGCCACGTCAGCGCGCTGAAGTTCAACCGGCAGCGGGTCAGTGAATTTACCCGTGACCGCCTGCACCGCGAAACCGGGCGCAGCCAGGGCGCGCTGCACCAGCAGCGGCGCTACGATGCGCTGGGCAGGCGCAGCTGGCAGAGCAGCGCCTTCAGTGACGGGAAGATAACCCGGCCGGAGGACGGTATTCTGTGGCGGGCNTTCCGCTATACCGGGCGCGGCGAGCTGGCGGGCNTCAGCGATGCGCTGCGCGGCGAGGTGCACTACGGCTACGACGCCGAAGGCCGNCTGTTGCAGCACCGCGAGCTGAAGTCCGGCAGGGTTGGCAACCGGCTGCTGTATGACGCCGCCGATAACCTGCTGGGCGGGCAAAGCCCGCACGACGACCCGGNACAGCCGCCGCCGCCGCCGCTGAGCAGCAACCGCCTGCCGCACTGGCAGCGGCTGTTCTACCGCTACGACGTCTGGGGCAATCTGGTCAGCCGCCGCCACGGCGTCAACGAACAGCATTACACCTACGACGCCGACAACCGCCTGATACNCGCGCGCGGCTTCGGTCCGCAGGGCGAATTCAGCGCGCGGTATCACTATGACGCGCTGGGCAGGCGCAGCCGCAAGGAGGTCACCTTCGCGGGCAAAGCGCCGCAGACCACGCGCTTCCTGTGGCAGGGCTACCGGCTGCTGCAGGAGCAGCGCGGCAACGGCACGCGCCGCACCTGGAGCTACGACCCGGCCAGCCCGTGGACGCCGCTGGCGGCCATCGAACAGGCGGGTGACGCTGAGCAGGCCGATATTTACTGGCTGAACGCCGACCTCAACAGCGCGCCGCTGGAGGTCACCGACGCAGAGGGCAATCTGCGCTGGTCGGGACANTACGACACCTTCGGCAAACTGCTGGGCCAGACGGTCGCCGGGGCGGCACAGCGCACGGGGCCGGTCTACGATCAGCCGCTGCGCTACGCCGGGCAGTACCAGGACAACGAGAGCGGACTGCACTATAATCTGTTCCGTTTTTACGAGCCTGATGTAGGAAGATTCACGACCCAGGATCCAATTTCTATCCGTGGCGGACTGAACCTGTATGCTTATGCNCCGAATCCGTATGGGTGGGTGGATCCGCTGGGGCTGAGCAATTTCTTTATACCATCGGTATTCAATGCTCCGTCCGGTAGTACACATACTGTTTACCAGCAAAAAATCGATTGGGATTTACCTGTCAACACACGAAGTGGAGTTAAAACAAATCTGGATTTAGCGTTAGATGGTAAAAGTCCATTTGTGGTTAAAAATGGAAAGTACTCCCAGATAAATCTACATCACTCGAAGCAAGATGGATTAGGATCATTGTTTGAACTTTCAGCAGCTACTCATCAGAAATACTATGGGACGAATGCATTACATCCGTACTTACCTAATCCGCATCCAATAAATCCCGTCAACAGAGATAGTTTTAATGGCGATCGTGATAGTTATTGGCGACAGCGCGGCGAAAGTGAACTACATAGCCGAAGATTAAAAACTAACTGTAGAGGTTAA
- the fhuC gene encoding Fe3+-hydroxamate ABC transporter ATP-binding protein FhuC, with protein MYQPHANETSFTLDNVSFSVPGRTLLHPLSLSFPAGKVCGLIGHNGSGKSTLLKMLGRHHSATAGQVLLNQQPLGAWHSKEFAREVAYLPQQLPAAEGMTVRELVAIGRYPWHGALGRYGAEDRQRVDEAIALVGLKAFAQRLVDSLSGGERQRAWIAMLVAQNSRCLLLDEPTSALDIAHQVEVLALIQRLSRERGLTVIAVLHDINMAARYCDSLVALRAGEVIAQGDPAEMMQATVLEQIYGIPMGILPHPQGGAPVSFVY; from the coding sequence ATGTATCAACCGCACGCAAACGAAACCTCCTTTACCCTGGATAACGTCAGCTTCAGCGTTCCGGGCAGAACCCTGTTACATCCCCTGTCGCTGTCCTTTCCCGCTGGAAAAGTCTGTGGCCTGATCGGCCATAACGGCTCCGGGAAATCGACCCTGCTGAAAATGCTGGGTCGCCATCATAGCGCCACGGCGGGGCAGGTGTTGCTTAATCAGCAGCCGCTGGGCGCATGGCACAGCAAGGAGTTTGCCCGTGAAGTGGCCTATTTGCCGCAGCAGTTGCCCGCCGCCGAAGGGATGACGGTGCGCGAGCTGGTGGCGATTGGCCGCTATCCGTGGCACGGTGCGCTCGGCCGCTATGGCGCAGAAGATCGGCAGCGGGTTGATGAGGCTATCGCGCTGGTCGGGCTAAAAGCTTTCGCGCAGCGGCTGGTGGACAGTCTGTCTGGCGGGGAGCGACAGCGTGCATGGATTGCCATGCTGGTGGCGCAGAACAGCCGCTGCCTGCTGCTGGATGAGCCGACCTCGGCGCTTGATATCGCTCACCAGGTTGAGGTGCTGGCGCTGATCCAGCGTCTCAGCCGCGAACGCGGCCTGACGGTGATTGCCGTGCTGCACGATATTAATATGGCCGCACGCTATTGCGACAGCCTTGTCGCGCTGCGTGCCGGGGAAGTGATTGCTCAGGGCGATCCCGCAGAGATGATGCAGGCGACGGTGCTTGAACAGATTTATGGCATCCCGATGGGGATTTTACCGCACCCGCAGGGCGGTGCACCGGTCAGTTTTGTTTACTAA
- the fhuB gene encoding Fe(3+)-hydroxamate ABC transporter permease FhuB, with protein MRPSRLSLILLPLLFAAALALTLLNLQQHLPVKLWLNALSSPDLNHIDQMLFHYSLLPRLALSLLVGAGLGLAGLLFQQVLRNPLAEPATLGVASGAQLGLTVVTLWGAAANVVPQPLAAPIGAVLVGVIVFGVAWGKRLSPITLILAGLVVSLYCGAVNQIVAIFNHDQLQNMFLWSTGSLNQMDWSNVAFLWPYLLCGLLLTLLLLRPMILMGLDDGVAKNLGLALSLARIATLALAIVLSAALVNAAGIIGFIGLFSPLLAKLLGFRRLASRLVVAPLIGALLLWLADQSVLWLTGRVGEISTGTVTAVIGAPLLLWLLPRLRGAAQPPALDLGDKVPAERQRVLWWALLGGGVLLLLLAVGLSFGRSTEGWIWASGELWQQLLPWRGPRLVAALATGMMLGVAGCVVQRLTGNPMASPEVLGISSGAAFGVVIMLFIVPGDAFGWLLPAGSLGAGLTLLIISIVAGRGGFSPERMLLAGMALSTAFSTLIMLLLASGDPRMRGIMTWISGSTYPIDALQAQRTLVIALLLLTVVPLCRRWLTILPLGGVTARAVGMALTPSRLALLLLAAGLTAAATLTIGPLSFVGLMAPHMARMLGFRRALPQQVMAALLGGGLMVAADWCGRMLSFPNQIPAGLLATFIGAPYFIYLLRKV; from the coding sequence ATGCGTCCGTCTCGTCTGTCGCTGATACTGCTGCCGCTGCTGTTTGCTGCGGCGCTGGCGTTGACCCTGCTTAACCTGCAACAACATCTGCCCGTTAAACTGTGGCTCAATGCGCTCAGTTCTCCCGATCTCAACCACATCGATCAGATGCTGTTTCACTACAGCCTGCTGCCGCGTCTGGCGCTGTCGCTGTTAGTCGGCGCGGGGCTGGGGCTGGCAGGACTGCTGTTCCAGCAGGTATTGCGCAATCCGCTGGCCGAACCGGCTACCCTCGGCGTTGCCAGCGGCGCTCAGCTGGGGCTGACGGTGGTTACCCTGTGGGGAGCCGCCGCAAATGTGGTGCCGCAGCCGCTGGCGGCGCCGATCGGCGCGGTGCTGGTCGGGGTGATTGTGTTTGGCGTGGCCTGGGGAAAACGCCTGTCGCCGATCACGCTGATCCTGGCCGGGCTGGTGGTGTCATTGTACTGCGGTGCGGTCAATCAGATCGTTGCCATCTTTAATCATGACCAGCTGCAGAATATGTTTCTCTGGAGTACCGGCTCGCTGAATCAGATGGACTGGAGCAACGTGGCGTTTCTCTGGCCGTATCTGCTGTGCGGGCTGTTACTGACGCTGCTGTTACTGCGCCCGATGATCCTGATGGGGCTGGATGACGGCGTGGCAAAAAACCTCGGGCTGGCTCTCTCTCTGGCACGTATTGCCACGCTGGCGCTGGCGATTGTGCTCAGTGCTGCGCTGGTCAACGCCGCCGGGATTATCGGTTTTATCGGCCTGTTTTCACCGCTGCTGGCGAAATTGCTCGGTTTTCGCCGCCTGGCGAGCCGTCTGGTGGTTGCGCCGCTGATCGGGGCGCTGCTGCTGTGGCTGGCGGATCAATCGGTGCTGTGGCTGACCGGTCGCGTCGGGGAAATTTCTACCGGGACGGTGACCGCCGTTATCGGCGCGCCCCTGCTGCTGTGGCTGTTGCCGCGTCTGCGAGGCGCGGCGCAGCCTCCGGCGCTGGATCTCGGCGATAAGGTGCCAGCCGAGCGCCAGCGCGTGTTGTGGTGGGCGCTGCTGGGCGGTGGCGTCCTGCTGCTGCTGCTGGCGGTGGGGCTGAGCTTTGGTCGCAGTACCGAAGGCTGGATATGGGCCAGCGGCGAACTGTGGCAGCAGCTGCTGCCGTGGCGCGGGCCTCGTCTGGTGGCGGCGCTGGCAACCGGCATGATGCTGGGCGTGGCGGGCTGCGTGGTGCAGCGTCTGACCGGCAACCCGATGGCCAGTCCGGAAGTACTGGGCATCAGTTCCGGTGCGGCATTTGGCGTGGTGATCATGCTGTTTATCGTCCCCGGAGATGCCTTTGGCTGGCTGCTGCCGGCCGGTAGCCTGGGAGCGGGATTAACGTTGCTGATCATCTCTATCGTCGCCGGGCGCGGCGGCTTCTCGCCCGAGCGCATGCTGCTGGCCGGAATGGCGCTCAGTACCGCTTTCAGCACGCTGATCATGCTGCTACTTGCCAGCGGCGATCCGCGCATGCGGGGCATAATGACGTGGATATCAGGTTCTACTTACCCTATTGATGCTTTGCAGGCGCAGCGCACGCTGGTTATCGCCCTGCTGCTGCTAACCGTGGTGCCGCTGTGCCGTCGCTGGCTGACCATTTTGCCGTTGGGTGGTGTTACCGCACGCGCGGTGGGGATGGCGCTGACGCCGTCACGTCTGGCCTTACTCCTGCTGGCAGCAGGATTGACGGCAGCGGCGACCCTGACTATCGGTCCGTTAAGTTTTGTCGGGCTGATGGCACCCCATATGGCTCGGATGCTGGGTTTCCGACGCGCATTACCGCAGCAGGTGATGGCGGCATTATTGGGCGGCGGGCTGATGGTGGCGGCGGACTGGTGCGGGCGCATGCTGTCGTTCCCGAATCAGATCCCGGCAGGGCTGCTGGCAACCTTTATTGGTGCTCCGTACTTTATCTATCTGCTACGCAAGGTGTGA